From one Gemmobacter sp. genomic stretch:
- a CDS encoding DMT family transporter, with protein MALAAFGIFATHDALIKSLAASYAPVQLVFCIALFSFPLILVMLALDRAHGTLLPVNPRLMVFRGLSVALSALAAYYAFSVLPLAQVYAILFSSPLMITVLAIPLLGEKVGLRRMLAVGVGLCGVLVVLRPGSTPLSLGHLAALTAATCGALNAIIARRIGRQERPAVMLMYAMGGNFVLMGMAMPFVYRPMPGPDVAVMIVVAVMAFVAMQLVILAYRNGEAVVVAPMQYSQILWAVLYGALFFDEFPDAVTLTGTALVIANGLYIVIRESRPATSRTRPVLGPGNGKPPAL; from the coding sequence ATGGCGCTTGCTGCATTCGGCATCTTTGCTACCCATGATGCCCTGATCAAGTCGCTGGCGGCCAGCTATGCGCCGGTGCAGCTGGTGTTCTGCATTGCGCTGTTCAGCTTTCCGTTGATTCTGGTCATGCTGGCGCTGGACCGGGCGCATGGCACGCTGCTGCCGGTGAACCCCCGGCTGATGGTGTTTCGCGGCCTGTCGGTCGCCCTGTCGGCACTGGCGGCCTATTATGCCTTTTCGGTGCTGCCGCTGGCGCAGGTCTACGCGATCCTGTTTTCCAGTCCGCTGATGATCACGGTTCTGGCCATTCCGCTGCTGGGGGAAAAGGTCGGGCTGCGGCGCATGCTGGCGGTGGGGGTGGGGCTGTGCGGCGTGCTGGTGGTGCTGCGGCCGGGCAGCACGCCGCTGTCGCTGGGCCATCTGGCCGCCCTGACCGCCGCCACCTGCGGGGCGCTGAACGCCATCATCGCCCGCCGCATCGGCCGGCAGGAACGCCCCGCCGTAATGCTGATGTATGCGATGGGCGGGAATTTCGTGCTGATGGGGATGGCGATGCCCTTTGTCTACCGTCCGATGCCGGGGCCGGATGTGGCGGTGATGATCGTGGTGGCGGTGATGGCCTTTGTCGCCATGCAGCTGGTGATCCTGGCCTACCGCAACGGCGAGGCGGTGGTGGTTGCCCCCATGCAGTATTCCCAGATCCTGTGGGCCGTGCTGTATGGCGCGCTGTTCTTTGACGAATTCCCCGATGCGGTCACCCTGACCGGCACCGCGCTGGTGATCGCCAACGGGCTTTACATCGTCATCCGCGAGTCGCGCCCCGCCACCTCGCGCACCCGCCCGGTGCTGGGCCCCGGCAATGGCAAGCCCCCGGCACTTTAG
- a CDS encoding MT-A70 family methyltransferase: MTSDAALDLRRFLGSDRFGCVMADPPWRFANRTGKVAPEHRRLSRYPTMTLDYICALPVADHLEDRAHCCLWVPNALLPDGLRVLAAWGFDYKSNLIWHKERKDGGSDGRGVGFYFRNVTEIILFGTRGKNVRTLPAGRRQVNFLSTRKREHSRKPDEQYELIESCSWGPYLELFGRGVRPGWTVWGNQADADYKPTWKTYGYNSGLAAE, from the coding sequence ATGACCTCTGACGCAGCCCTGGATCTTCGCCGTTTTCTCGGCTCCGACAGGTTCGGCTGCGTGATGGCCGACCCGCCGTGGCGGTTTGCCAACCGCACGGGCAAGGTGGCCCCGGAGCACCGGCGCCTGTCGCGCTATCCGACCATGACGCTGGACTACATCTGCGCCTTGCCGGTGGCCGACCATCTGGAGGATCGGGCGCATTGCTGCCTGTGGGTGCCCAATGCCCTGTTGCCCGATGGTCTGCGCGTGCTGGCGGCCTGGGGGTTCGACTACAAGTCGAACCTGATCTGGCACAAGGAACGCAAGGATGGCGGGTCCGATGGCCGCGGCGTGGGGTTCTACTTCCGCAACGTGACCGAAATCATCCTGTTCGGCACCCGGGGCAAGAACGTGCGGACCCTGCCGGCCGGGCGGCGGCAGGTGAACTTCCTGTCCACCCGCAAGCGCGAACATTCCCGCAAGCCGGATGAACAGTACGAGCTGATCGAAAGCTGTTCCTGGGGCCCCTATCTGGAACTGTTCGGGCGCGGCGTGCGGCCGGGCTGGACGGTCTGGGGCAATCAGGCCGATGCCGATTACAAGCCGACGTGGAAGACCTACGGCTACAACTCGGGGCTGGCGGCGGAATAA
- a CDS encoding BglII/BstYI family type II restriction endonuclease: protein MLAGLRAAGFDVLALNHAEAILVHDFPDQLGGLVAALRTFRVGIAEVIGGGGGESGQTRRLRHALTDAGWHKHKFSVQTIVDGHERASISHEVDHVRFAPRGGLALEIEWNNKDPFFDRDLENFKRLHALSAISLGIIVTRGRSLQEAMLPRIRHWMEAQGLASDDDLDRLGISERTTAQRRAVAAQVARGSGFAEAFARKFVADKFGAASTHWAKLDERVRRGVGNPCPLLLIGLPEGTLSDDTPQPAPEPDLFA, encoded by the coding sequence ATGCTGGCGGGGTTGCGCGCGGCCGGGTTCGACGTTCTGGCGCTGAACCATGCCGAGGCGATCCTGGTGCATGACTTTCCCGATCAGCTGGGCGGCCTTGTGGCCGCCCTTCGCACATTCCGCGTCGGCATTGCCGAGGTGATCGGCGGTGGTGGCGGCGAAAGCGGCCAGACCCGCCGCCTGCGCCATGCCCTGACCGATGCCGGCTGGCACAAACACAAGTTCAGCGTCCAGACCATCGTGGACGGCCATGAACGCGCCTCGATCAGCCACGAGGTGGACCACGTCCGCTTTGCCCCCCGGGGCGGACTGGCGCTGGAGATCGAATGGAACAACAAGGATCCGTTCTTCGACCGGGATCTGGAGAATTTCAAGCGGCTGCATGCCTTGTCGGCGATCAGCCTGGGCATCATCGTGACGCGCGGCCGCAGCCTGCAAGAGGCGATGCTGCCCCGCATCCGCCACTGGATGGAGGCGCAGGGCCTGGCCTCGGACGATGATCTGGACCGGCTGGGTATCTCTGAACGCACCACGGCGCAGCGCCGGGCGGTGGCAGCACAGGTGGCGCGGGGATCGGGCTTTGCCGAAGCCTTTGCGCGCAAGTTCGTCGCCGACAAGTTCGGCGCCGCCAGCACCCATTGGGCCAAGCTGGACGAACGGGTGCGGCGCGGGGTGGGCAACCCCTGTCCGCTCTTGCTGATCGGGCTGCCCGAAGGCACCCTGTCCGACGATACCCCGCAGCCGGCCCCCGAACCCGACCTGTTCGCCTGA
- the aspS gene encoding aspartate--tRNA ligase, translating into MHAYRSHTCAGLNSANVGQDVRLSGWVHRVRDHGGVLFIDLRDHYGITQVLADADSPALKALERLRAETCIRIDGRVKARDASLVNPKLPTGEIEVYCTGVEVLGPSDDLPLPVFGEPDYPEETRLTYRFLDLRRETLHANMMLRSNVIRSIRNRMWDGGFNEFQTPIITASSPEGARDFLVPSRLHPGKFYALPQAPQQFKQLLMVSGFDRYFQIAPCFRDEDPRADRSPTDFYQLDLEMSFVTQEDVFATVQPVIQGLFEEFGKGRTVSTDWPRIAYRDSLLWYGSDKPDLRNPIKMQIVSEHFAGSGFAIFAKLLEQEGTEIRAIPAPKGGSRKFCDRMNSFAQSQGLPGMGYIFWREENGVMEAAGPLAKNIGPERTEAIRKQLDLGVGDAAFFLGGKPETFEAVAGRARNEIGRELGLTETDTFRFAWIVDFPMYEKDPETGKIDFSHNPFSMPQGGLEALNGDPLKVYAYQYDLACNGYELISGGIRNHTPEIMFKAFELAGYGKDEVEKRFGGMVKAFRYGAPPHGGCAAGIDRIVMLLADEANIRQVILFPMNQRAEDLLMNAPSEPTNDQLRELRLRVLPKDA; encoded by the coding sequence ATGCACGCCTATCGCAGCCATACCTGTGCCGGATTGAACAGCGCGAATGTCGGGCAGGATGTGCGCCTGTCGGGCTGGGTGCATCGGGTGCGCGACCACGGCGGCGTGCTGTTCATCGACCTGCGCGACCATTACGGCATCACCCAGGTGCTGGCCGATGCCGACAGCCCCGCGCTGAAGGCGCTGGAGCGGCTGCGGGCGGAAACCTGCATCCGCATCGACGGCCGGGTGAAGGCGCGCGATGCATCGCTGGTGAACCCCAAGCTGCCGACCGGCGAGATCGAGGTTTACTGCACCGGGGTCGAGGTGCTGGGCCCGTCGGACGACCTGCCGCTGCCGGTGTTCGGCGAACCGGATTACCCGGAAGAAACCCGGCTGACCTACCGTTTCCTCGACCTGCGGCGCGAAACGCTGCATGCCAACATGATGCTGCGCTCGAACGTCATCCGGTCGATCCGCAACCGGATGTGGGATGGCGGCTTCAACGAATTCCAGACGCCGATCATCACCGCCTCCTCGCCCGAAGGGGCGCGCGACTTTCTGGTGCCGTCGCGCCTGCATCCGGGCAAGTTCTATGCCCTGCCGCAGGCGCCGCAGCAGTTCAAGCAACTGTTGATGGTCTCGGGCTTTGACCGCTATTTCCAGATCGCGCCCTGTTTCCGCGACGAGGATCCGCGCGCCGACCGCAGCCCGACCGATTTCTACCAGCTGGATCTGGAGATGTCATTTGTCACGCAGGAAGACGTGTTCGCCACCGTCCAGCCGGTGATCCAGGGCCTGTTCGAGGAATTCGGCAAGGGGCGCACCGTCAGCACCGACTGGCCGCGCATCGCCTATCGCGACTCGCTGCTGTGGTACGGGTCGGACAAGCCCGACCTGCGCAACCCCATCAAGATGCAGATCGTGTCCGAGCATTTCGCCGGATCGGGCTTTGCCATCTTCGCCAAGCTGCTGGAACAGGAAGGAACCGAGATCCGCGCGATTCCGGCGCCCAAGGGCGGCAGCCGCAAGTTCTGCGACCGGATGAACAGCTTTGCGCAAAGCCAGGGCCTGCCGGGCATGGGCTATATCTTCTGGCGCGAGGAAAACGGCGTCATGGAGGCGGCCGGCCCCTTGGCCAAGAACATCGGCCCCGAACGGACCGAGGCGATCCGCAAGCAGCTGGATCTGGGCGTGGGCGATGCGGCCTTCTTTCTGGGGGGCAAGCCCGAGACGTTCGAGGCGGTCGCCGGCCGCGCCCGCAACGAGATCGGCCGCGAACTGGGCCTGACGGAAACGGATACCTTCCGCTTCGCCTGGATCGTCGACTTCCCGATGTATGAAAAAGACCCGGAAACCGGCAAGATCGACTTCAGCCACAATCCCTTCTCGATGCCGCAGGGGGGCCTTGAGGCGCTGAACGGCGATCCGCTGAAGGTTTACGCTTATCAGTATGACCTGGCCTGCAACGGCTACGAGCTGATCTCGGGCGGCATCCGCAACCATACGCCGGAAATCATGTTCAAGGCGTTCGAACTGGCGGGCTACGGCAAGGACGAGGTCGAGAAGCGCTTTGGCGGCATGGTCAAGGCGTTCCGCTATGGCGCCCCGCCCCACGGCGGCTGCGCGGCCGGCATCGACCGTATCGTGATGCTGCTGGCGGACGAGGCGAACATCCGCCAGGTGATCCTGTTCCCGATGAACCAGCGGGCCGAGGATCTGCTGATGAACGCGCCCAGCGAGCCGACGAACGACCAGCTGCGCGAACTGCGCCTGCGCGTGCTGCCGAAAGACGCCTGA
- the pncB gene encoding nicotinate phosphoribosyltransferase, with amino-acid sequence MDIATRVHNHNWKIDPIVRSLIDTDFYKLLMCQSIFRNKPDTTVEFSLINRTKSVRLADLIDEGELREQLDHVRGLSLRRGESTWLRGNMFYGKRQMFRPDFMEWFEALRLPPYHLEKRDGQYELTFEGKWPEVMLWEIPALAVLMELRSRAVLKDMRKFELQVLYARASARLWEKIERLRKLEHLKIADFGTRRRHGFLWQDWCVQAMQEGLGDKFTGTSNCKIAMNRDIEAIGTNAHELPMVYAALAGSDAELAEAPYRVLADWHEEHDGNLRIILPDTYGTEGFLRNAPDWLASWTGIRIDSGDPGQAAEIAIRWWRDRGEDPRRKLVIFSDGLDVEKIEELYHQFLGRVKVSFGWGTNLTNDFRGLVPNDALAPFSLVCKAVTADGRPTVKLSDNPSKAMGPADEIARYKRVFGVGDQVAREVLV; translated from the coding sequence ATGGATATTGCGACCCGCGTTCACAACCACAACTGGAAGATCGACCCCATCGTGCGGTCGCTGATCGACACCGACTTTTACAAGTTGCTGATGTGTCAGTCCATTTTCCGCAACAAGCCCGATACGACCGTCGAATTCAGCCTGATCAACCGCACGAAGTCGGTGCGGCTGGCCGATCTGATCGACGAAGGGGAATTGCGCGAACAGCTGGACCATGTGCGCGGCCTCAGCCTGCGGCGGGGCGAAAGCACCTGGCTGCGCGGCAACATGTTCTATGGCAAGCGTCAGATGTTCCGCCCCGATTTCATGGAATGGTTCGAGGCGCTGCGCCTGCCGCCCTACCATCTGGAAAAGCGCGACGGGCAATACGAGCTGACATTCGAGGGCAAATGGCCCGAAGTCATGCTGTGGGAAATCCCCGCGCTGGCCGTGCTGATGGAATTGCGCAGCCGCGCCGTGCTGAAGGACATGCGCAAGTTCGAATTGCAGGTGCTGTATGCCCGCGCCTCGGCCCGGCTGTGGGAAAAGATCGAACGCCTGCGCAAGCTGGAGCATCTGAAGATCGCCGATTTCGGCACCCGGCGGCGGCATGGCTTCCTGTGGCAGGACTGGTGCGTGCAGGCCATGCAGGAGGGTCTGGGCGACAAGTTTACCGGCACCTCGAACTGCAAGATCGCCATGAACCGCGATATCGAGGCGATCGGCACCAATGCCCATGAACTGCCGATGGTCTATGCCGCGCTGGCCGGCAGCGATGCCGAACTGGCCGAAGCGCCCTATCGCGTGCTGGCCGACTGGCACGAGGAACACGACGGCAACCTGCGCATCATCCTGCCCGATACCTATGGCACCGAAGGATTCCTGCGCAACGCCCCCGACTGGCTGGCCAGCTGGACCGGCATCCGTATCGATTCGGGCGACCCCGGGCAGGCGGCGGAAATCGCGATCCGCTGGTGGCGCGACCGGGGCGAGGATCCGCGGCGCAAGCTGGTGATCTTTTCCGACGGGCTGGACGTGGAAAAGATCGAGGAACTGTATCACCAGTTCCTCGGACGGGTGAAGGTTTCGTTCGGCTGGGGCACCAACCTGACCAACGACTTCCGCGGCCTGGTGCCGAACGACGCGCTGGCGCCGTTCAGCCTGGTGTGCAAGGCGGTCACGGCCGACGGGCGGCCCACGGTGAAACTGTCGGACAACCCCAGCAAGGCGATGGGCCCGGCCGACGAGATCGCGCGCTACAAGCGGGTGTTCGGCGTGGGCGATCAGGTCGCGCGCGAGGTGCTGGTCTGA
- the pncA gene encoding bifunctional nicotinamidase/pyrazinamidase, whose product MRPATDALIVIDVQNDFCPGGALAVADGDAIIPRVNALMGQFATVVLTQDWHPASHASFAANHPGRAPFDMVDMPYGAQTLWPVHCVQGTDGAAFHPALRTDPAQLVIRKGFRPAIDSYSAFFENDRTTPTGLDGYLRSRGISAVTLAGLATDFCVAFSALDAARLGYAVTVDLAACRGIDLGGSMAAMLQAMRAAGVVLEG is encoded by the coding sequence ATGCGCCCGGCCACCGACGCGTTGATCGTGATCGACGTCCAGAACGATTTCTGCCCCGGCGGCGCGCTGGCGGTGGCAGATGGCGATGCGATCATCCCGCGCGTCAATGCGCTGATGGGCCAGTTCGCCACCGTGGTTCTGACGCAGGACTGGCACCCGGCCAGCCATGCCAGCTTTGCCGCCAACCACCCGGGCCGCGCCCCGTTCGACATGGTGGACATGCCCTATGGCGCCCAGACGCTGTGGCCGGTGCATTGCGTGCAGGGAACCGATGGCGCCGCCTTTCACCCCGCGCTGCGCACCGATCCTGCCCAGCTGGTGATCCGCAAGGGGTTCCGCCCGGCGATCGACAGCTATTCGGCCTTTTTCGAGAATGACCGCACCACCCCCACCGGGCTGGACGGCTATCTGCGCAGCCGGGGCATCAGCGCCGTAACGCTGGCGGGGCTGGCGACCGATTTCTGCGTTGCGTTTTCCGCACTGGATGCCGCGCGACTGGGCTATGCGGTGACGGTGGATCTGGCCGCCTGCCGGGGAATTGATCTTGGCGGCTCGATGGCCGCGATGCTGCAAGCGATGCGCGCCGCCGGCGTGGTGCTGGAGGGCTGA
- a CDS encoding rhodanese-related sulfurtransferase, giving the protein MFTVAALYHFTRFADPVALRAPLLALARAQGVRGSLLLAAEGINGTIAGSRAGIDAMLAHIRALPGCAELDWKESPAAEMPFGRMKVRLKREIVTMGQPDVDPRARVGHYVQPQDWNALISAPDVVVIDTRNDYEVAIGTFAGAVDPGTRSFGEFPAWWAENAERFHNKRIAMFCTGGIRCEKSTNFLLGQGVQDVFHLKGGILKYLEDVPAQDSLWQGECFVFDQRVSVGHGLVQGDNAMCHACRRPVTPADRTHADYEEGVSCPACIGDHDAARRERFRERMRQVRLAQARGAAHLGDGAMPEA; this is encoded by the coding sequence ATGTTCACCGTGGCCGCCCTCTATCACTTCACCCGTTTTGCCGATCCGGTCGCCTTGCGCGCGCCGCTGCTGGCGCTGGCGCGGGCGCAGGGGGTGCGCGGCTCGCTCCTGCTGGCGGCCGAGGGGATCAACGGCACCATTGCCGGCAGCCGCGCCGGCATAGATGCCATGCTGGCCCATATCCGCGCCTTGCCCGGCTGCGCCGAGCTGGACTGGAAGGAAAGCCCGGCGGCCGAGATGCCCTTTGGCCGCATGAAGGTGCGGCTGAAGCGGGAAATCGTGACCATGGGCCAGCCCGATGTCGATCCGCGCGCGCGGGTGGGGCATTACGTGCAGCCGCAGGACTGGAACGCCCTGATCAGCGCGCCCGATGTGGTGGTGATCGACACCCGCAACGATTACGAAGTGGCGATCGGCACCTTTGCCGGCGCGGTCGATCCGGGCACCCGCAGCTTTGGCGAATTCCCCGCCTGGTGGGCCGAAAACGCCGAACGGTTCCACAACAAGCGCATCGCCATGTTCTGCACCGGCGGCATCCGGTGCGAAAAATCGACCAACTTCCTGCTGGGGCAGGGGGTGCAGGATGTGTTTCACCTGAAAGGCGGTATCCTCAAGTATCTGGAGGATGTGCCGGCGCAGGACAGCCTGTGGCAGGGCGAATGCTTCGTCTTTGATCAGCGGGTCTCGGTCGGCCACGGGCTGGTGCAGGGCGACAATGCCATGTGCCATGCCTGCCGCCGCCCGGTGACACCCGCCGATCGCACCCATGCCGATTATGAGGAAGGCGTCAGTTGCCCCGCCTGCATCGGCGACCATGACGCGGCGCGGCGCGAACGGTTCCGCGAACGGATGCGTCAGGTCCGTCTGGCCCAGGCGCGCGGCGCGGCCCATCTGGGCGATGGCGCCATGCCCGAGGCGTAG
- a CDS encoding DUF2798 domain-containing protein yields the protein MIPARYAHILFGLILSGLMSLMVSGISTALASGVDAGFPARWIVGAWLPSWAVAFPAVLVVAPITRRLVAALTRPGAA from the coding sequence ATGATCCCCGCCCGCTATGCCCATATCCTGTTCGGCCTGATCCTGTCGGGGCTGATGAGCCTGATGGTCTCGGGCATTTCCACGGCATTGGCGAGCGGCGTGGATGCGGGGTTTCCGGCGCGCTGGATTGTCGGGGCCTGGTTGCCCAGCTGGGCTGTGGCCTTTCCCGCCGTGCTGGTGGTGGCCCCGATCACCCGGCGGCTGGTTGCCGCGCTGACCCGGCCAGGGGCCGCCTGA
- a CDS encoding YggS family pyridoxal phosphate-dependent enzyme yields MALNDILSRIRSAETAHDRAPGAVTLIAVSKVQPLDRVQAVLDAGHRVFGENYVQETAGKWPDLRAQYPGVAVHMIGPLQTNKAKQALDLFDAIHTVDRPSLAERLARLAQARGACPDLFIQVNTGAEPQKAGVLPDDADAFVASCRALDLPIRGLMCIPPEDQPSGPHFAQLAAMAARNGLTGLSMGMSSDFEDAIAQGATHVRVGSAIFGARVYG; encoded by the coding sequence ATGGCACTGAACGATATCCTCTCCCGCATCCGCTCTGCCGAGACCGCGCATGACCGCGCGCCCGGCGCCGTTACCCTGATCGCCGTGTCCAAGGTCCAGCCGCTGGACCGGGTGCAGGCGGTGCTGGACGCCGGCCACCGGGTGTTCGGCGAAAACTACGTGCAGGAAACCGCCGGCAAATGGCCCGACCTGCGGGCGCAGTATCCCGGCGTCGCGGTCCACATGATCGGGCCGTTGCAGACCAACAAGGCCAAACAGGCGCTGGATCTGTTCGATGCCATCCACACGGTGGACCGCCCGTCACTGGCCGAACGGCTGGCCCGGCTGGCCCAGGCTCGCGGCGCCTGTCCCGACCTGTTCATCCAGGTGAACACGGGGGCCGAGCCGCAAAAGGCCGGCGTGCTGCCCGATGACGCCGATGCCTTTGTCGCCAGCTGCCGGGCGCTGGATCTACCGATCCGCGGCCTGATGTGCATTCCGCCCGAAGATCAACCGTCAGGCCCGCATTTCGCCCAGCTGGCCGCGATGGCGGCGCGCAACGGCCTGACCGGCCTGTCCATGGGCATGAGCAGCGATTTCGAAGATGCCATCGCCCAAGGCGCCACCCATGTGCGCGTCGGCTCGGCCATCTTCGGTGCCCGGGTCTATGGCTAG
- a CDS encoding porin, with protein MKKFLIATTALTLSAGVAAAEVKLSGDARLGMMYNSNAAIGDANWTATGNTSKTRLEKRVTINLDASTTADNGVTFGARIRLRSEELSANAGGLGGRTIAAGARVFARAGGLTVAGGNILGAIESMPGVYAPSVGLTGLSWGGLVTNVTGNTFNWDAYSSSGAGPEGLEVIYTMGDFTGHISYTADDLRGTIGTNKRIGAYGSYKFQGWTVALGVSDGSGTGLAADKGGDKVVLTVGGKIGDFGVGFGAARNYNAAGTAKVNKFALNGSYTFGATTVSGYVANESVLLGLTKTSYGLGASYDLGGGASVVGGIERTTMKETRADLGVSFRF; from the coding sequence ATGAAAAAGTTTCTGATCGCGACGACCGCGCTGACCCTGTCGGCTGGCGTTGCTGCCGCTGAAGTGAAACTGAGCGGCGACGCTCGTCTGGGCATGATGTACAACAGCAACGCCGCTATCGGCGATGCGAACTGGACCGCTACCGGCAACACTTCCAAGACCCGTCTGGAAAAGCGCGTCACCATCAACCTCGACGCCTCGACCACCGCTGACAACGGCGTCACCTTCGGTGCCCGCATTCGTCTGCGTTCGGAAGAACTGTCGGCCAACGCTGGTGGCCTGGGCGGCCGCACCATCGCGGCTGGCGCTCGCGTCTTCGCTCGCGCTGGTGGTCTGACCGTTGCTGGCGGCAACATCCTGGGCGCGATCGAATCGATGCCCGGCGTCTACGCTCCGTCGGTCGGCCTGACCGGTCTGTCGTGGGGCGGTCTGGTGACCAACGTCACCGGCAACACCTTCAACTGGGACGCCTACAGCTCGTCGGGCGCTGGTCCGGAAGGTCTGGAAGTCATCTACACGATGGGCGACTTCACCGGCCACATCTCGTACACCGCTGACGACCTGCGCGGCACCATCGGCACCAACAAACGCATCGGCGCCTACGGTTCGTACAAGTTCCAGGGCTGGACCGTCGCTCTGGGCGTTTCGGACGGCAGCGGCACGGGCCTGGCGGCTGACAAAGGCGGCGACAAGGTCGTCCTGACCGTCGGCGGCAAGATCGGCGACTTCGGCGTCGGCTTCGGCGCTGCCCGCAACTACAACGCGGCCGGCACCGCCAAAGTCAACAAGTTCGCTCTGAACGGCTCGTACACCTTCGGTGCGACCACCGTTTCGGGCTATGTCGCCAACGAGTCGGTTCTGCTGGGTCTGACCAAGACCTCGTATGGTCTGGGCGCCTCGTACGATCTGGGCGGCGGCGCTTCGGTCGTCGGCGGCATCGAGCGCACCACGATGAAAGAAACCCGCGCCGATCTGGGCGTGAGCTTCCGCTTCTGA
- a CDS encoding DUF3576 domain-containing protein codes for MTVPARFRLAVTSAVVLALAGCGGGGLFQGGVPGTPQDAAQAAALNEAMSREERAQLARSQTPLTARRGILGDLFRARRESDVGTSVNRYLWNASLDALSFLPVETVDPFTGVISTGYGTPPGGGRAYRATIYISDPALDARSLKVAIQTRGGGPVSAETVRAVEDAILTRARELRIRDSRL; via the coding sequence ATGACAGTTCCAGCCCGTTTTCGCCTTGCGGTCACCAGCGCAGTTGTTCTTGCGCTGGCAGGATGCGGCGGCGGCGGCCTGTTTCAGGGCGGTGTGCCCGGGACGCCCCAGGATGCGGCGCAGGCCGCCGCGTTGAACGAGGCGATGTCGCGCGAGGAGCGGGCGCAGCTGGCGCGCAGCCAGACGCCGCTGACCGCCCGGCGCGGCATTCTGGGCGATCTGTTCCGCGCCCGCCGCGAAAGCGACGTGGGCACCAGCGTGAACCGCTATCTGTGGAATGCCTCGCTGGATGCGCTGTCGTTCCTGCCGGTGGAAACGGTCGATCCGTTCACCGGCGTGATCTCGACGGGGTACGGCACCCCGCCCGGCGGCGGCCGCGCCTATCGCGCGACGATCTACATCTCGGATCCGGCGCTGGATGCGCGGTCGCTGAAAGTGGCGATCCAGACCCGCGGCGGTGGCCCGGTGTCGGCCGAAACGGTGCGCGCGGTGGAAGATGCCATCCTGACCCGCGCCCGCGAACTGCGCATCCGCGATTCGCGGCTGTAG